One segment of Ascidiaceihabitans donghaensis DNA contains the following:
- the rpoC gene encoding DNA-directed RNA polymerase subunit beta', whose translation MNQELTNNPFNPLTPPKVFDEIKVSLASPERILSWSFGEIKKPETINYRTFKPERDGLFCARIFGPIKDYECLCGKYKRMKYRGVVCEKCGVEVTLQKVRRERMGHIELAAPVAHIWFLKSLPSRIGLMLDMTLRDLERVLYFENYVVIEPGLTELSYGQMMSEEEYMDAQDAYGMDAFTANIGAEAIREMLAAIDLEAEADQLRADLAEATGELKPKKIIKRLKVVESFLESGNRPEWMVLTVIPVIPPELRPLVPLDGGRFATSDLNDLYRRVINRNNRLKRLIELRAPDIIVRNEKRMLQESVDALFDNGRRGRVITGANKRPLKSLSDMLKGKQGRFRQNLLGKRVDFSGRSVIVTGPELKLHQCGLPKKMALELFKPFIYSRLEAKGLSSTVKQAKKLVEKERPEVWDILDEVIREHPVMLNRAPTLHRLGIQAFEPVLIEGKAIQLHPLVCSAFNADFDGDQMAVHVPLSLEAQLEARVLMMSTNNVLSPANGAPIIVPSQDMILGLYYTTLERAGMQGEGMVFGSIEEVQHALDSGAVHLHAKVTARIPQIDEHGNEVMQRFETTPGRVRLGALLPLNAKAPFELVNRLLRKKEVQQVIDTVYRYCGQKESVIFCDHIMTMGFREAFKAGISFGKDDMLIPDTKWPLVEETRDQVKDFEQQYMDGLITQGEKYNKVVDAWSKCNDKVTDAMMGSISAERTDEAGAEMEPNSVYMMAHSGARGSVTQMKQLGGMRGLMAKPNGDIIETPIISNFKEGLTVLEYFNSTHGARKGLSDTALKTANSGYLTRRLVDVAQDCIVRMIDCGTENSIFAVPAINDGEVVSSLSERLLGRVVAEDILKPGTDEVLIAAGTLVDERMADSLEDFKVASARIRSPLTCEAEEGVCATCYGRDLARGTRVNTGEAVGIIAAQSIGEPGTQLTMRTFHIGGVAQGGQQSFLESSHAGTVVFENPQTLTNAQGDVMVMGRNMKMAINDENGVEVASHKLGYGSKLFITDGQAIAAGDKMFEWDPYTLPMIAEKSGTAKFVDLVSGIAVKDETDDATGMTQKIVIDWRSAAKGNELKPEIILVDKDGEPVRNDAGNPVTYPMSVDAVLSIEDGQEIVAGEIVARIPREGSKTKDITGGLPRVAELFEARRPKDHAIIAEIDGYVRFGKDYKNKRRIAIESSEDPDHKVEYMVPKGKHIPVAEGDFIKKGDYIMDGNPAPHDILAVMGVEALANYMIDEVQDVYRLQGVKINDKHIEVIVRQMLQKWEISESGDTTLLKGEHVDKQEFDAANAKAVSKKGRMAKGEPILLGITKASLQTRSFISAASFQETTRVLTEASVQGKRDKLVGLKENVIVGRLIPAGTGGATQKVRNIATDRDNVVIEARREEAEEAARLAAPVPGEDVVGGDVFDTVIDTSEESRD comes from the coding sequence ATGAACCAGGAACTGACAAACAACCCGTTTAACCCGCTCACACCCCCAAAGGTGTTTGACGAGATCAAAGTGTCGCTGGCCTCGCCAGAGCGCATTCTCTCGTGGTCTTTCGGTGAAATCAAAAAGCCGGAAACCATTAACTACCGGACGTTCAAGCCCGAGCGTGATGGCCTGTTCTGCGCACGTATCTTTGGCCCGATCAAAGACTACGAATGCCTGTGCGGCAAATATAAGCGCATGAAATACCGCGGCGTTGTCTGCGAGAAATGCGGTGTGGAAGTTACGCTGCAAAAAGTGCGTCGCGAGCGTATGGGCCACATCGAATTGGCAGCCCCCGTCGCACACATTTGGTTCCTGAAATCGTTGCCATCCCGTATCGGCCTGATGCTGGACATGACGTTGCGCGATCTGGAACGTGTTTTGTACTTTGAAAACTACGTTGTGATCGAGCCCGGTCTGACAGAGCTTTCCTACGGTCAGATGATGTCCGAAGAAGAGTATATGGACGCCCAAGACGCCTACGGCATGGACGCTTTCACCGCCAACATCGGCGCCGAAGCGATCCGCGAAATGCTGGCCGCGATTGATCTGGAAGCCGAAGCCGACCAGCTGCGCGCCGACTTGGCCGAAGCCACAGGCGAATTGAAGCCTAAGAAGATCATCAAACGTCTGAAAGTCGTGGAATCCTTCCTCGAATCCGGCAACCGCCCGGAATGGATGGTTCTGACCGTGATCCCCGTGATCCCGCCAGAACTGCGCCCCTTGGTCCCGCTGGATGGTGGTCGTTTTGCGACGTCTGACCTCAACGACCTTTACCGTCGTGTGATCAACCGGAACAACCGTCTGAAGCGTCTGATCGAACTCCGCGCGCCCGACATCATCGTGCGTAACGAAAAGCGTATGTTGCAGGAATCTGTCGATGCCTTGTTCGACAACGGCCGTCGTGGTCGTGTGATCACGGGTGCCAACAAGCGTCCGCTGAAATCGCTGTCCGACATGCTGAAAGGTAAGCAAGGTCGCTTCCGTCAAAACCTTTTGGGCAAGCGCGTCGACTTCTCTGGTCGTTCCGTCATTGTGACCGGTCCGGAACTGAAGCTGCACCAATGTGGGTTGCCCAAAAAGATGGCGCTCGAACTGTTCAAGCCGTTCATCTATTCGCGCCTTGAAGCCAAAGGGCTGTCTTCCACCGTGAAGCAAGCCAAGAAACTGGTGGAAAAAGAGCGTCCAGAGGTCTGGGATATCCTCGATGAGGTGATCCGCGAACACCCTGTCATGTTGAACCGTGCGCCGACCTTGCACCGTTTGGGCATTCAGGCGTTTGAACCCGTTCTGATCGAAGGCAAAGCCATTCAGTTGCACCCGCTTGTTTGTTCCGCCTTTAACGCGGACTTTGACGGTGACCAAATGGCGGTCCACGTGCCGCTGTCTTTGGAAGCGCAGCTTGAAGCACGCGTTTTGATGATGTCCACGAACAACGTTCTGTCGCCTGCCAACGGCGCGCCGATCATCGTGCCATCGCAGGATATGATCTTGGGTCTGTATTACACGACCCTTGAACGCGCAGGCATGCAGGGCGAAGGCATGGTCTTTGGTTCTATCGAAGAAGTGCAACACGCGCTTGATTCAGGTGCCGTTCACCTTCACGCCAAAGTCACTGCGCGGATTCCGCAAATTGACGAACATGGCAACGAAGTGATGCAACGCTTTGAAACGACACCGGGGCGTGTACGTCTTGGCGCACTTTTGCCGCTGAACGCCAAAGCGCCGTTTGAACTGGTGAACCGCCTTCTGCGTAAGAAGGAAGTGCAGCAGGTCATCGATACGGTCTACCGTTACTGTGGGCAAAAAGAGTCGGTTATCTTCTGTGACCACATCATGACCATGGGTTTCCGTGAAGCGTTCAAGGCAGGCATCTCGTTTGGTAAAGACGACATGTTGATCCCCGACACCAAATGGCCGCTGGTTGAAGAAACCCGCGATCAGGTGAAGGACTTTGAACAGCAGTACATGGACGGTCTGATCACACAGGGCGAAAAGTACAACAAAGTGGTCGATGCTTGGTCGAAATGTAACGACAAGGTCACCGACGCGATGATGGGCTCGATCTCTGCGGAACGCACGGATGAGGCGGGCGCTGAAATGGAACCGAACTCGGTTTACATGATGGCCCACTCCGGTGCGCGTGGCTCTGTCACGCAGATGAAACAGCTAGGCGGGATGCGTGGTCTGATGGCCAAGCCGAACGGCGACATCATCGAAACGCCGATCATCTCGAACTTTAAAGAAGGTCTGACCGTTCTTGAGTACTTCAACTCGACACACGGTGCGCGGAAAGGTCTGTCTGACACGGCTCTGAAAACGGCGAACTCGGGTTATCTGACACGTCGTTTGGTTGACGTGGCACAGGACTGCATCGTGCGCATGATCGATTGTGGCACCGAAAACTCTATCTTTGCGGTTCCGGCGATCAACGACGGTGAAGTTGTGTCGTCCTTGTCCGAGCGTCTCTTGGGCCGTGTTGTGGCCGAAGACATCCTGAAGCCCGGCACAGACGAAGTGCTGATTGCAGCAGGGACACTGGTCGACGAACGCATGGCGGACTCTTTGGAAGACTTCAAAGTGGCCTCTGCGCGTATTCGCTCACCTTTGACCTGTGAGGCCGAAGAAGGCGTTTGCGCCACATGCTACGGTCGTGACCTTGCCCGTGGTACACGCGTCAACACCGGTGAGGCTGTTGGCATCATCGCGGCGCAGTCCATTGGTGAACCCGGCACACAGCTGACGATGCGGACCTTCCACATCGGCGGTGTTGCGCAGGGTGGTCAGCAGTCCTTCTTGGAAAGCTCCCACGCCGGTACAGTCGTGTTCGAAAACCCACAAACCCTGACCAACGCCCAAGGCGATGTGATGGTGATGGGCCGGAACATGAAGATGGCGATCAACGACGAAAACGGCGTTGAAGTGGCCAGCCACAAGCTGGGCTACGGTTCCAAATTGTTCATCACAGACGGTCAGGCCATCGCGGCCGGCGACAAGATGTTCGAATGGGATCCGTACACATTGCCCATGATCGCGGAGAAATCCGGTACAGCCAAATTTGTTGACCTTGTCAGCGGGATTGCTGTGAAGGACGAAACCGACGATGCGACAGGCATGACCCAAAAGATCGTGATCGACTGGCGTTCGGCTGCCAAAGGCAACGAACTGAAACCAGAGATCATCTTGGTCGACAAAGATGGTGAGCCCGTGCGCAATGACGCAGGCAACCCCGTCACCTACCCGATGTCTGTGGACGCTGTTCTGTCCATCGAAGACGGGCAGGAAATTGTCGCTGGTGAAATCGTCGCGCGTATCCCGCGTGAGGGTTCCAAAACCAAGGACATCACCGGTGGTTTGCCACGGGTTGCGGAACTCTTTGAGGCACGTCGCCCCAAAGACCACGCAATCATCGCGGAAATCGACGGCTATGTGCGCTTTGGCAAAGACTACAAAAACAAGCGTCGCATCGCGATTGAGTCCTCCGAAGATCCGGATCACAAGGTCGAGTACATGGTGCCCAAAGGGAAACACATTCCGGTTGCGGAAGGTGATTTCATCAAGAAGGGCGACTACATCATGGACGGCAACCCGGCCCCGCACGATATTCTTGCGGTCATGGGCGTCGAAGCGCTTGCCAACTACATGATCGACGAAGTGCAGGACGTTTACCGCCTGCAGGGTGTGAAAATTAACGACAAACACATCGAAGTCATCGTGCGCCAAATGCTGCAAAAGTGGGAAATCTCGGAATCTGGGGACACCACGTTGCTCAAAGGCGAACATGTGGACAAGCAGGAATTCGACGCAGCCAACGCCAAGGCCGTGTCCAAGAAAGGCCGCATGGCCAAAGGCGAGCCGATCCTTCTGGGGATCACAAAGGCGTCCTTGCAGACACGTTCGTTCATCTCTGCGGCCTCCTTCCAGGAAACGACGCGCGTTCTCACAGAAGCCTCTGTGCAGGGCAAACGCGACAAACTGGTTGGCCTCAAAGAGAACGTTATCGTGGGTCGCTTGATCCCGGCCGGTACAGGTGGTGCGACACAAAAAGTGCGCAACATTGCAACCGACCGTGACAACGTGGTCATCGAAGCACGCCGTGAAGAAGCCGAAGAAGCCGCACGTTTGGCCGCTCCGGTTCCGGGCGAAGATGTGGTGGGCGGCGATGTCTTTGACACCGTGATCGACACATCCGAGGAAAGCCGCGACTAA
- the rpoB gene encoding DNA-directed RNA polymerase subunit beta → MAQSFLGQKRLRKYYGKIREVLEMPNLIEVQKSSYDLFLRSGEADVPTEGEGINGVFQSVFPIKDFNETSVLEYVKYELEKPKYDVEECQQRDMTYSAPLKVTLRLIVFDVDEDTGAKSVKDIKEQDVFMGDMPLMTPNGTFIVNGTERVIVSQMHRSPGVFFDHDKGKTHSSGKLLFACRIIPYRGSWLDFEFDAKDIVFCRIDRRRKLPVTTLLYALGLDQEAMMDAYYNTVQYTYQKAKGWVAPFFPDRVRGTRPTYDLVDAATGEIIAEAGKKVTPRAVKKLIDEGKVTELLVPFDHIQGKFVAKDIINEETGAIYVEAGDELTLEYDKDGDLIGGTAKELIDAGINDIPVLDIDNVNVGPYMRNTLAQDKNMNRETALMDIYRVMRPGEPPTVDAASNLFDTLFFDGERYDLSAVGRVKMNMRLALEKEDTQRTLDREDIVKCIKALVELRDGKGDVDDIDHLGNRRVRSVGELMENQYRVGLLRMERAIKERMSSVEIDTVMPQDLINAKPAAAAVREFFGSSQLSQFMDQTNPLSEVTHKRRLSALGPGGLTRERAGFEVRDVHATHYGRMCPIETPEGPNIGLINSLATYARVNKYGFIETPYRRVEGGVVTDDVQYMSATEEQRHTVAQANASIDDNGKFTNEFVNTRQAGEYTLASSEAVDLIDVSPKQLVSVAASLIPFLENDDANRALMGSNMQRQAVPLLQATAPLVGTGIEEVVARDSGAAYMAKRGGIIDQVDATRIVVRATEDLELGDAGVDIYRMRKFQRSNQNTCINQRPLVKVGERVTKGQVIADGPSTDMGELALGKNVVVAFMPWNGYNYEDSILISERVSRDDVFTSIHIEEFEVAARDTKLGPEEITRDIPNVGEEALRNLDEAGIVYIGADVEPGDILVGKITPKGESPMTPEEKLLRAIFGEKASDVRDTSLRVKPGDFGTVVEVRVFNRHGVEKDERALQIEREEVERLARDRDDELAILDRNIYARLRDLMMGNEIAKGPKGVRAGAVVDEELLETFPRSAWWQIALKDEDAAQIVEALNEQYEVQKRTLDARFEDKVEKVRRGDDLPPGVMKMVKVFVAVKRKLQPGDKMAGRHGNKGVISKVVPMEDMPFLADGTPVDFCLNPLGVPSRMNVGQILETHMGWAARGLGLNVDEALQEYKRSGDLTPVREAMQIAYGDDVYAEGLAGMDEEALVDAASNVTTGVPIATPVFDGAKEADVNNALSRAGFDTSGQSVLFDGRTGEQFSRKVTVGVKYLLKLHHLVDDKIHARSTGPYSLVTQQPLGGKAQFGGQRFGEMEVWALEAYGAAYTLQEMLTVKSDDVAGRTKVYESIVKGEDNFEAGVPESFNVLVKEVRGLGLNMELLDAEEDE, encoded by the coding sequence ATGGCACAATCGTTCCTTGGTCAGAAACGTCTTCGTAAATATTATGGCAAAATCCGTGAAGTTCTGGAAATGCCAAACCTCATTGAGGTGCAGAAATCATCCTATGATCTCTTCCTAAGATCCGGTGAGGCCGATGTGCCCACGGAAGGCGAAGGCATCAATGGCGTCTTTCAGTCGGTATTTCCGATCAAAGACTTCAACGAAACATCCGTTCTGGAATACGTGAAATACGAGCTGGAAAAGCCAAAGTACGACGTTGAAGAATGTCAGCAACGCGACATGACGTACAGCGCACCTTTGAAGGTCACGCTGCGTTTGATCGTGTTTGATGTCGATGAAGACACGGGCGCGAAATCCGTCAAGGACATCAAAGAACAAGACGTGTTCATGGGCGACATGCCTTTGATGACGCCAAACGGCACATTCATCGTGAACGGCACCGAGCGCGTGATCGTCTCGCAAATGCACCGCTCTCCGGGCGTGTTCTTTGACCATGACAAAGGCAAAACCCACTCTTCCGGCAAACTGCTGTTTGCCTGCCGCATCATCCCATACCGCGGTTCTTGGTTGGATTTTGAATTTGACGCCAAAGACATCGTGTTCTGCCGCATCGACCGTCGCCGCAAGCTGCCGGTAACGACGTTGCTTTACGCCCTTGGTCTCGACCAAGAAGCGATGATGGACGCCTATTACAACACCGTTCAATACACGTACCAGAAGGCAAAAGGCTGGGTCGCCCCGTTCTTCCCGGACCGTGTACGCGGCACGCGCCCGACCTATGATTTGGTTGACGCCGCAACAGGCGAAATCATCGCCGAAGCTGGCAAAAAGGTCACGCCACGCGCGGTCAAGAAACTGATCGACGAAGGCAAAGTCACCGAACTTCTGGTTCCGTTTGACCACATCCAAGGCAAGTTTGTCGCCAAGGACATCATCAACGAAGAAACCGGTGCGATTTATGTCGAAGCCGGTGACGAGCTGACGCTGGAATATGACAAAGACGGCGATCTGATCGGCGGCACAGCGAAAGAGCTGATCGACGCAGGCATCAACGACATTCCGGTTCTGGACATCGACAACGTCAATGTCGGTCCGTACATGCGCAACACGCTGGCGCAAGATAAGAACATGAACCGCGAAACCGCGCTCATGGACATCTACCGCGTCATGCGCCCGGGCGAGCCGCCCACCGTGGACGCCGCGTCCAACCTGTTCGACACATTGTTCTTCGACGGTGAGCGCTATGACCTTTCCGCGGTTGGCCGTGTGAAAATGAACATGCGTTTGGCGTTGGAAAAAGAAGACACGCAGCGCACGCTGGACCGCGAAGACATCGTCAAGTGCATCAAAGCACTTGTTGAACTGCGCGACGGCAAAGGCGACGTGGATGACATTGACCACTTGGGCAACCGTCGGGTGCGCTCTGTCGGTGAGTTGATGGAAAACCAGTACCGCGTTGGCTTGCTGCGCATGGAGCGCGCGATCAAAGAACGTATGTCTTCTGTCGAAATCGACACGGTCATGCCACAAGATTTGATCAACGCGAAGCCAGCAGCTGCGGCTGTGCGTGAATTCTTCGGCTCTAGCCAGCTGTCGCAGTTCATGGACCAAACCAACCCGCTGTCCGAAGTCACACACAAACGCCGCTTGTCTGCGCTTGGGCCAGGTGGTCTGACACGTGAACGCGCCGGTTTTGAAGTGCGCGACGTGCACGCGACCCACTACGGTCGCATGTGTCCGATTGAAACGCCGGAAGGGCCAAACATTGGTCTGATCAACTCGCTGGCCACTTACGCGCGCGTGAACAAATACGGTTTCATCGAAACGCCATATCGCCGCGTTGAAGGCGGAGTTGTGACGGATGATGTGCAATATATGTCCGCCACCGAAGAACAGCGTCACACAGTGGCGCAGGCCAACGCGTCCATCGACGACAACGGCAAGTTCACCAATGAATTCGTGAACACGCGCCAAGCCGGTGAATATACGCTGGCGTCTTCGGAAGCCGTTGACCTGATCGACGTGTCGCCCAAGCAGTTGGTATCTGTTGCGGCATCCTTGATCCCGTTCCTTGAAAACGACGATGCGAACAGGGCCTTGATGGGCTCGAACATGCAACGTCAGGCGGTTCCATTGCTGCAAGCAACGGCACCTCTGGTCGGCACGGGCATCGAAGAGGTTGTGGCACGGGATTCCGGTGCGGCTTACATGGCGAAACGTGGTGGCATCATCGACCAAGTCGACGCAACACGGATCGTTGTACGGGCTACCGAAGATTTGGAGTTGGGCGACGCAGGCGTAGACATCTACCGTATGCGTAAATTCCAACGCTCCAACCAAAACACCTGCATCAACCAGCGTCCGCTGGTGAAAGTCGGCGAACGCGTGACCAAAGGTCAGGTGATTGCGGATGGTCCATCCACGGACATGGGTGAATTGGCCCTGGGTAAAAACGTGGTCGTCGCGTTTATGCCGTGGAACGGCTACAACTACGAAGACTCCATCCTGATCTCTGAGCGCGTATCGCGTGACGACGTGTTCACCTCGATCCACATCGAAGAATTCGAAGTGGCGGCACGCGACACGAAACTTGGACCAGAGGAAATCACGCGCGACATTCCAAACGTCGGTGAAGAAGCGCTGCGCAACCTCGACGAGGCAGGCATCGTGTACATCGGCGCGGACGTGGAACCGGGCGACATTTTGGTCGGCAAGATCACACCAAAAGGCGAAAGCCCGATGACACCGGAAGAAAAGCTTCTGCGCGCCATCTTTGGTGAGAAAGCGTCTGACGTGAGGGATACATCCTTGCGGGTGAAACCGGGTGATTTCGGCACAGTTGTCGAAGTGCGCGTGTTCAACCGCCACGGTGTGGAAAAAGACGAACGCGCCTTGCAGATCGAACGGGAAGAGGTCGAGCGCCTGGCGCGGGACCGCGACGACGAATTGGCCATTCTGGACCGCAACATCTACGCGCGCCTGCGTGATCTGATGATGGGCAACGAGATTGCGAAAGGGCCAAAAGGCGTCCGCGCAGGGGCTGTTGTCGATGAAGAGCTGTTGGAAACCTTCCCACGTTCCGCATGGTGGCAGATTGCGTTGAAAGACGAAGATGCAGCGCAAATCGTTGAAGCTTTGAACGAGCAGTATGAAGTGCAGAAACGCACTTTGGATGCCCGCTTTGAAGACAAGGTCGAAAAAGTGCGCCGCGGCGACGACCTGCCCCCGGGCGTGATGAAAATGGTCAAAGTGTTCGTGGCGGTGAAGCGCAAGCTGCAACCGGGCGACAAAATGGCGGGCCGTCACGGCAACAAAGGTGTTATTTCCAAGGTTGTTCCCATGGAAGACATGCCGTTCTTGGCTGATGGTACTCCGGTCGATTTCTGTCTGAACCCGCTTGGTGTTCCGTCACGTATGAACGTTGGTCAGATCCTTGAGACGCACATGGGTTGGGCCGCACGCGGTCTGGGTCTGAACGTCGACGAGGCGCTGCAGGAATACAAACGCTCCGGCGATTTGACGCCTGTACGTGAAGCGATGCAGATTGCTTATGGCGATGATGTTTACGCTGAAGGCCTCGCTGGTATGGATGAGGAAGCTCTTGTCGATGCAGCCAGCAACGTGACCACAGGTGTGCCAATCGCGACACCCGTCTTTGACGGTGCGAAAGAGGCGGACGTGAATAATGCCCTGTCTCGTGCGGGCTTTGACACATCCGGTCAATCGGTGCTGTTCGATGGTCGTACGGGTGAGCAATTCAGCCGTAAGGTCACCGTGGGCGTCAAATACCTGCTGAAACTGCACCACCTTGTGGACGACAAAATCCACGCGCGCTCCACCGGTCCGTACTCGCTGGTCACCCAGCAACCATTGGGCGGTAAAGCGCAATTTGGTGGTCAGCGCTTTGGGGAAATGGAAGTCTGGGCGCTTGAAGCCTATGGGGCTGCCTACACCCTGCAGGAAATGCTGACCGTGAAATCGGATGACGTGGCTGGACGGACGAAAGTCTACGAAAGCATCGTCAAAGGCGAGGACAACTTTGAAGCTGGCGTACCAGAAAGCTTCAACGTTCTGGTCAAAGAAGTCCGTGGCCTCGGCCTGAACATGGAACTCCTGGATGCGGAGGAAGATGAGTAA
- the rplL gene encoding 50S ribosomal protein L7/L12 has protein sequence MADLKKLAEDIVGLTLLEAQELKTILKDEYGIEPAAGGAVMMAGPADGGAAEEEKTEFDVVLKNAGASKINVIKEVRGITGLGLKEAKDLVEAGGKIKEGVDKAEAEDVKAKLEAAGAEVELA, from the coding sequence ATGGCTGATCTGAAGAAACTTGCAGAAGACATCGTTGGTCTGACACTGCTTGAAGCACAAGAACTGAAAACAATCCTCAAAGACGAGTACGGCATCGAGCCTGCAGCCGGTGGCGCAGTCATGATGGCGGGCCCAGCAGACGGCGGTGCCGCTGAAGAGGAAAAAACTGAATTCGACGTCGTTCTGAAAAACGCCGGCGCATCCAAAATCAACGTCATCAAAGAAGTCCGCGGCATCACAGGTCTTGGCCTGAAAGAAGCCAAAGACTTGGTTGAAGCTGGCGGCAAAATCAAAGAAGGCGTCGACAAAGCGGAAGCCGAAGACGTCAAAGCCAAGCTGGAAGCAGCTGGCGCGGAAGTCGAACTGGCCTAA
- the rplJ gene encoding 50S ribosomal protein L10 — MDRAQKEQLVDELGQIFESSGVVVVAHYAGLTVANMQDLRARAAEAGSAVRVAKNRLAKIALDGKSCESISEYLTGMTVLTYSEDPVAAAKVAEDFAKEHDKFVILGGAMGENALDRAGVTAVSKMPSRDELIATIAGMLGAPASNIAGAIGAPASNIASILSTVEDKAAA, encoded by the coding sequence GTGGATAGAGCACAAAAAGAACAGTTGGTCGACGAACTCGGCCAAATCTTTGAAAGCTCTGGCGTTGTTGTGGTAGCACATTACGCCGGTCTGACAGTTGCTAACATGCAGGATCTGCGGGCGCGTGCCGCCGAAGCCGGTTCTGCTGTTCGTGTTGCCAAAAACAGGCTCGCCAAGATCGCCCTGGACGGTAAGTCATGCGAAAGCATTTCCGAATACCTGACGGGCATGACCGTTCTGACCTATTCCGAGGATCCTGTGGCTGCGGCCAAGGTTGCCGAGGACTTCGCCAAAGAGCACGACAAGTTCGTGATCCTCGGCGGTGCTATGGGCGAGAACGCGTTGGACCGGGCCGGTGTTACAGCTGTTTCCAAAATGCCAAGCCGCGACGAACTTATCGCGACTATCGCTGGCATGCTGGGCGCACCTGCAAGCAACATCGCTGGGGCCATTGGCGCACCTGCAAGCAACATTGCATCCATCTTGTCCACTGTTGAGGACAAGGCGGCTGCGTAA
- the rplA gene encoding 50S ribosomal protein L1, which yields MAKYGKRATEARAAFAGKALLSVEDAVALVKGNAKAKFDETVEIAVNLGVDPRHADQMVRGVVGLPNGTGKTMRVAVFARGPKADEAKAAGADIVGAEDLMEIVQGGKIEFDRCIATPDMMPVVGRLGKVLGPRNLMPNPKVGTVTMDVADAVKAAKGGEVQFKVEKAGVVHAGVGKASFDEAKLVENVRAFCDAVAKAKPAGSKGAYMKKIALSSTMGPGVTIEIDSAIAKD from the coding sequence ATGGCAAAATACGGAAAACGCGCAACAGAAGCGCGCGCAGCATTCGCCGGCAAAGCCTTGTTGTCTGTTGAAGACGCGGTGGCCTTGGTCAAAGGCAACGCAAAAGCCAAATTCGACGAGACCGTTGAAATCGCTGTGAACTTGGGAGTGGACCCACGTCACGCCGACCAAATGGTTCGTGGTGTAGTTGGCCTGCCAAACGGCACCGGTAAAACAATGCGCGTCGCTGTCTTCGCCCGCGGCCCGAAAGCCGACGAAGCGAAAGCCGCAGGGGCCGACATCGTTGGCGCCGAGGACCTGATGGAAATCGTACAAGGCGGCAAGATCGAATTCGATCGCTGCATCGCGACACCAGACATGATGCCCGTTGTGGGCCGTTTGGGTAAAGTTTTGGGTCCACGTAACCTGATGCCAAACCCAAAAGTCGGTACGGTGACTATGGATGTGGCTGACGCCGTGAAAGCGGCTAAAGGCGGCGAAGTGCAGTTCAAAGTGGAAAAAGCAGGCGTTGTACACGCAGGCGTTGGCAAAGCGTCCTTCGACGAAGCCAAGCTTGTCGAAAACGTCCGTGCGTTCTGCGATGCGGTGGCCAAAGCCAAGCCAGCAGGCTCCAAGGGTGCCTACATGAAGAAAATCGCACTGAGCTCTACCATGGGTCCAGGTGTGACAATCGAAATCGACAGCGCGATCGCCAAAGACTGA
- the rplK gene encoding 50S ribosomal protein L11: MAKKLAGTMKLQVPAGQANPSPPVGPALGQRGINIMEFCKAFNAKTADLEPGAPCPTVISYYQDKSFTMDIKTPPASYFLKKAAKVKSGATNPSRETVGTVTVAQVKEIAEAKMKDLNANDIDAAMQIILGSARSMGIEVK; encoded by the coding sequence ATGGCCAAGAAACTCGCAGGGACGATGAAATTGCAAGTCCCAGCCGGGCAAGCAAACCCATCCCCACCCGTAGGTCCAGCATTGGGTCAACGCGGCATCAACATCATGGAATTCTGTAAAGCGTTCAACGCCAAAACAGCGGACCTTGAACCAGGTGCACCTTGCCCGACCGTCATCAGCTACTATCAGGACAAGTCCTTCACAATGGACATCAAGACGCCACCAGCGTCCTACTTCCTGAAGAAAGCGGCCAAAGTAAAATCCGGCGCGACCAACCCGTCCCGCGAGACAGTTGGCACTGTGACCGTTGCTCAGGTGAAAGAAATCGCCGAAGCGAAAATGAAAGACCTGAACGCCAACGATATCGATGCGGCGATGCAGATCATTCTGGGCTCCGCCCGCTCTATGGGCATTGAGGTGAAGTAA
- the nusG gene encoding transcription termination/antitermination protein NusG has product MAKRWYSVSVLSNFEKKIAETIRTSVAENALEHEIDEVLVPTEEVIEVRRGKKVTTERRFMPGYVLVHMEMSDRGYHLINSINRVTGFLGPQGRPMPMRDAEVQGILGRVQEGEESPRTLIHYEVGEKVKVNDGPFEDFDGMIEEVDDENQRLKVSVSIFGRETPVELEFLQVTKQV; this is encoded by the coding sequence ATGGCGAAACGGTGGTATTCGGTCAGTGTTCTTTCCAACTTTGAAAAGAAGATTGCAGAAACAATCCGCACATCTGTCGCTGAAAATGCGCTTGAGCACGAAATTGACGAAGTTCTGGTCCCGACAGAAGAAGTGATCGAGGTCCGTCGCGGCAAGAAAGTGACCACCGAGCGTCGCTTTATGCCCGGTTACGTTTTGGTCCATATGGAAATGTCCGACCGTGGCTATCACCTGATCAATTCTATCAACCGCGTCACAGGCTTTTTGGGGCCGCAAGGTCGCCCGATGCCAATGCGTGACGCCGAAGTTCAAGGTATCTTGGGCCGCGTGCAAGAGGGCGAAGAAAGCCCACGCACTTTGATCCACTACGAAGTGGGCGAAAAAGTCAAAGTCAACGACGGCCCGTTCGAAGATTTCGACGGGATGATCGAAGAAGTGGACGACGAGAACCAGCGCCTCAAAGTGTCTGTGTCTATTTTTGGTCGCGAAACACCGGTCGAACTGGAATTCCTTCAAGTCACCAAACAGGTCTGA